The Lycium barbarum isolate Lr01 chromosome 9, ASM1917538v2, whole genome shotgun sequence genome has a segment encoding these proteins:
- the LOC132612034 gene encoding uncharacterized mitochondrial protein AtMg01250-like has translation MGFAERSVDLIWRLLATNWGVKQGDPLSPALFIWSAEVLTRSLISLFEVAESKGYGMPKWSAILNHSEYADDTIIFASADNNSLHMIMKVLQVYEKVSGQLINRRKSSLYMFTKVPQNVVLW, from the exons ATGGGTTTTGCAGAAAGGAGTGTGGACTTAATATGGAGATTATTGGCTACTAATTG GGGTGTCAAGCAAGGTGATCCTTTGTCACCTGCTTTGTTCATTTGGTCTGCAGAGGTTCTTACAAGATCTTTGATATCATTGTTTGAAGTTGCTGAGTCCAAAGGTTATGGGATGCCTAAATGGAGTGCCATTCTTAATCACTCGgaatatgcagatgataccataATCTTTGCTTCTGCAGACAATAATTCTCTACATATGATCATGAAGGTGCTACAGGTTTATGAGAAAGTATCTGGTCAGTTGATAAACAGAAGGAAAAGCTCCCTTTACATGTTTACTAAAGTTCCACAAAATGTAGTACTCTGGTAG